The following coding sequences are from one Chelonoidis abingdonii isolate Lonesome George chromosome 4, CheloAbing_2.0, whole genome shotgun sequence window:
- the RAB29 gene encoding ras-related protein Rab-7L1 translates to MGHNDHMFKVLIVGDATVGKTSLVQRYANDSFNKHYKSTVGVDFALKVVQWSESETVRLQLWDIAGQERFTSMTRLYYREASACIIMFDVTNFSTFSNSQRWKHDLDSKLTLPGGSPVPCLLLANKCDLSPWAVTREEIDRFSKENGFSGWTETSVKENKNINESMRVLIEKMMASSTGDGDLSVSGRGDYINIKDASPPGWGCC, encoded by the exons ATGGGGCATAATGACCATATGTTTAAAGTTCTCATTGTTGGAGATGCCACGGTTGGGAAGACGTCGCTGGTCCAGCGATATGCCAACGACAGCTTCAACAAGCACTACAAATCCACTGTGGGAG TGGATTTTGCTCTGAAGGTGGTGCAGTGGTCAGAGTCCGAGACGGTGCGACTTCAGCTATGGGACATCGCAG ggcAGGAACGCTTCACATCCATGACCCGGCTGTACTACAGAGAGGCATCGGCCTGCATTATCATGTTTGATGTCACTAACTTCAGCACGTTCAGCAACAGCCAGAGGTGGAAGCATGATTTGGACAGCAAGCTCACGCTGCCAGGTGGAAGCCCGGTGCCCTGCTTGCTGCTGGCTAATAAG TGTGACCTTTCGCCATGGGCAGTGACCAGGGAAGAGATTGATCGGTTCAGCAAAGAGAACGGTTTCTCTGGCTGGACTGAAACATCTGTCAAGGaaaacaagaatattaatgagtCTATGAG AGTCCTTATTGAAAAGATGATGGCATCGTCCACGGGTGATGGAGACCTCTCTGTTTCTGGCCGCGGGGATTATATTAACATAAAAGATGCTTCCCCACCTGGCTGGGGATGCTGTTAG
- the NUCKS1 gene encoding nuclear ubiquitous casein and cyclin-dependent kinase substrate 1, translating to MSRPVRNRKVVDYSQFQESDDADEDYGRDSGPPAKKIRSSPREAKNKRRPGKNSQEDSEDSEEKDVKTKKDDSHSPDEDFGSEDDDLGADDGKADSDYESSQKSKKAKKAKPEKNKRPSKSRKRAAEDSEDEREDHKNVRQQRQAASKAASKQREMLMDDVGSEEEEQEEEEAPFQEKDSGSDEDFLMEDDDDSDYGSSKKNKKKVAKKSKPDRKEKKIPKPRLKATVTPSPVKGKGKAGRPTASKASKEKTPSPKEEDEEPESPPEKKKKTASPPPEKSGDEGSEDEAASGED from the exons ATGTCCAGGCCGGTCAG gaaCAGGAAGGTGGTCGATTATTCACAGTTTCAGGAATCAGACGATGCTG ATGAAGATTACGGAAGAGATTCTGGCCCTCCAGCCAAGAAAATCCGTTCATCTCCGCGGGAGGCTAAAAATAAGAGGCGGCCTGGAAAGAATTCTCAGGAGGACAG TGAGGATTCAGAAGAAAAAGATGTGAAGACCAAGAAGGATGATTCACACTCACCAG ATGAAGACTTTGGCAGTGAGGATGACGACTTAGGAGCAGATGATGGCAAAGCTGACAGTGACTATGAGAGCtctcaaaaaagcaaaaaagcaaaaaaagccaAACCTGAAAAGAACAAGAGACCCTCCAAATCCAGGAAAAGGGCTGCAG AGGACAGTGAGGATGAGAGAGAAGACCACAAAAACGTGCGCCAGCAGCGGCAGGCAGCATCCAAAGCAGCTTCCAAGCAACGAGAGATGCTTATGGATGATGTAGGCAGTGAGGAGGaagaacaggaggaggaggaggcaccaTTCCAGGAGA aAGATTCTGGCAGTGATGAAGACTTCCTcatggaagatgatgatgatagtgATTATggcagttcaaaaaagaacaaaaaaaaggtgGCCAAGAAATCCAAGccagacaggaaagaaaagaaaatacctaAGCCCAGGCTAAAGGCTACAG TGACACCTAGTCCGGTGAAAGGCAAAGGGAAAGCAGGTCGCCCCACAGCTTCAAAGGCATCAAAAGAGAAGACCCCATCTCCCAAAGAAGAAGATGAAGAGCCTGAGAGCCCCccagaaaagaagaagaaaacagccAGCCCTCCACCAGAGAAATCGGGGGATGAAGGGTCTGAAGATGAAGCAGCCTCTGGTGAAGATTAA